From one Magnolia sinica isolate HGM2019 chromosome 18, MsV1, whole genome shotgun sequence genomic stretch:
- the LOC131232581 gene encoding inositol-tetrakisphosphate 1-kinase 1-like: protein MSDSSRRFGIGYALAPKKQQSFIQQSLVNLARDRGIDLIRIESDRPLVDQGPFDCILHKLSSDGWKSQLQEYATKNPGVFIIDPPDAIQRLHNRISMLQVVSEIQVPQEHETFGIPKQIVMYDSATLLDPGGLRFPVIAKPLVADGSARSHKMLLVYNRDGLIKLRPPIVLQEFINHGGVIFKVYVVGDYVKCVKRKSLPDVSEEKLDSSEGSLSFSQVSNVTPQERTDENYSYLHLEDAEMPPLSFITDIARGLRQAMGLHLFNFDVIRDVKVGNRYLVIDINYFPGYAKMPSYETVLTDFFYDILHQKKPKELPSRLEKLEDGVVARNDNCFDGDDKSLLSPQSREGKVNPGEP from the coding sequence ATGTCGGATTCTTCTAGAAGATTCGGAATCGGCTACGCCCTCGCACCAAAGAAGCAGCAGAGCTTCATCCAGCAATCCCTCGTCAACCTCGCAAGAGATCGCGGTATCGATCTTATCCGCATCGAATCCGACCGTCCGCTTGTTGATCAGGGGCCGTTCGACTGCATCCTCCACAAATTGTCCAGCGATGGCTGGAAATCCCAGCTCCAAGAATACGCCACCAAGAACCCCGGCGTCTTTATCATCGATCCGCCCGACGCGATCCAACGGCTGCACAACCGCATCTCCATGCTCCAGGTGGTGTCCGAGATACAGGTCCCGCAGGAGCACGAGACCTTCGGCATCCCCAAGCAGATCGTGATGTATGACTCTGCCACGCTTTTGGACCCTGGCGGCCTCCGCTTCCCTGTCATCGCGAAGCCCCTGGTGGCCGATGGCAGTGCCCGGTCCCACAAGATGTTGCTTGTGTATAATCGCGATGGGCTGATCAAACTACGGCCCCCAATTGTGCTGCAGGAGTTTATCAACCACGGTGGGGTCATCTTCAAGGTTTATGTCGTCGGTGATTATGTCAAGTGTGTGAAGCGCAAGTCGCTGCCGGATGTATCTGAGGAGAAGCTCGACAGCTCCGAGGGGTCGCTGTCGTTCTCGCAGGTGTCTAACGTCACACCTCAAGAACGGACGGACGAGAACTACAGTTATCTGCATTTGGAAGACGCCGAGATGCCGCCCCTGAGCTTCATTACAGATATTGCGAGGGGGCTCCGGCAGGCCATGGGCCTCCATCTATTCAATTTTGATGTGATCAGAGACGTCAAGGTTGGAAATCGGTACCTTGTTATTGACATAAACTACTTCCCAGGGTATGCGAAAATGCCGTCGTATGAGACTGTCTTGACGGATTTCTTTTATGATATCCTTCATCAGAAGAAGCCAAAGGAATTGCCTAGCAGGTTGGAAAAACTGGAGGATGGAGTTGTTGCAAGGAATGATAATTGCTTTGATGGGGATGATAAATCTCTTCTTTCGCCCCAGAGCAGAGAAGGAAAGGTGAACCCTGGTGAACCCTAA